One Coprobacter fastidiosus genomic window, CGTTACATCAGTATTACTTATTATAAAACGTGCACTTTTTATCTCCATAATCATTTTAGTTAATCGACAGTTATTATGACAAATATAAGGATTATCTGCCGATAATCTTGCCCGGATCTAAAAAAAAGGCTATTTTTGAATTACTAAACCTATTGCTTTACATGGAAAATTATGATCCTATGAACAATATATCTGTAGAGACCGCATTGCAAGACCTGCGATATTTACAACTGCTTTCAAAACAATTCCCGACCATATCGGACGCATGTACCGAGATCATCAATCTGGAAGCGATTCTGAATTTACCAAAAGGAACAGAGCATTTCTTGACAGACATACACGGAGAATATGAAGCTTTCCAACATGTTCTGAAAAACGCATCAGGAACAGTACGTCGTAAAGTCGACGAAATTTTTGGACAAACTCTTCGGGAGAGCGAAAAAAAAGAGTTATGTACACTCATCTATTACCCCGATCATAAGTTGGAGCTGATAAAATCCCATGAACCGGACATGGAAGATTGGTACAAAATCACGCTTCACCAACTGATCAGAGTATGTCAAAATGTTTCTTCGAAATATACCCGATCGAAAGTAAGGAAGGCTCTCCCTACAGAATTTTCCTATATTTTACAGGAATTGCTGCATGAATCGCAGATAGACCCGAACAAACAGGCTTATGTAAACGGTATCATCTCGTCTATCATATCGACAGGGCGAGCTGATTGTTTTATCATCGCCATGTGCAACCTCATACAACGACTCACGATAGACACATTGCATATCGTAGGCGACATATATGACCGAGGACCGGGGGCTCATATTATCATGGATACATTATGTAATTATCATAATTTCGATATACAATGGGGCAATCACGATATATTATGGATGGGGGCTGCATCGGGTAACATGTGCTGTATCGCCAACGTCGTAAGAATGGCAATGCGTTATGGAAACCTGACTACGATCGAAGACGGGTACGGAATAAACCTGCTGCCATTGGCGACATTCGCCATAGAACGTTATAAAGATGACCCTTGCTCGCTTTTCATGCCTAAAGTAGGGACAGATAACGTACATAGCGAAAAGACCCAAAAACTGATCGCTCAAATGCATAAAGCAATTACGATCATACAGTTTAAACTGGAGGCTCAACTCATCAAAGCTCATCCTGAATATAATATGGATAATCGACTGTTGCTCGACAAGATCGACTATAAACAGGGGAAATTGATTCTGTATGGAAAAGAATATCCTTTAACGGACACTTATTTCCCGACTATCAATCCTAAAGATCCTTATAAACTTACCGATGAAGAGCAAGAACTGATGCGTCGATTACGTTACTCTTTTGTCAATAGCGAAAAACTGAGAAAACACATGCGATGCCTGTTTTCTTACGGAAGCATATATCTGGTACGCAACTCTAATCTGCTGTATCATGCCTCTATACCGTTGAATGCCGATGGATCTTTTAAAGAGATAACGATACGAGACAAAAAATATAAGGGAAAAGCATTACTCGATCGGATAGACCAAATAATACGAATCGCTTATTTTGATGAAGAGGGTTCTGAAGAGAAAAAATTTGCACGGGATTATATGTGGTATCTCTGGTGCGGAGAAGATGCACCTCCATTCGACAAAGACAAAATGGCGACGTTCGAACGCTACTTTACCGATGATAAAGAGCTTTGGAAAGAGAAAAAGGGATATTATTATACATTAAGGAATGAAGAGCGTGTCTGCGACATGATACTGAAAGAATTCGGAATAAATGACATTCATTCCCATATTATCAACGGACATGTTCCGGTAAAAACGATCAAAGGAGAAAAACCGGTAAAAGCCGGCGGAAAATTGTTGGTAATCGACGGAGGCTTTTCAAAAGCTTACCAACCGGAAACCGGAATCGCAGGCTATACGTTGATTTTTCACTCGCGAGGATTACAACTGACACAACATGAACCTTTTCAGTCAGCACAAAAAGCAATAGAAGAAGGTATCGATATTATTTCGACCAGTTTTATCCTCGAACTCAGTTCGCAACGAATGATGGTACGCGACACCGATATAGGAAAAGAACTCGAAACTCAGATAAAAGATTTAAAAAAATTATTGACCGCCTACCGTAACGGCTTTATTAAAGAAAAATCTTAATTTCGTAGCAAAAATATTTTTTAATATCGAGTCTCTTTTAAGACTGTTTTCATTTCGGTCATCACAAAAACAGTATTATTCATAGAGAATCAGACAAACACAAAAAACAATATTCAGATGAATCAACCTTACTCTTCTGCATTACTTGAAAATGCGGTAAATGAGTTTGCCAAACTACCGGGTATCGGAAGAAAAACTGCCTTGCGGTTAGTATTACACCTGCTCCGGCAGGAAGAGCTTTCAGTAGAAAATTTCGGAAATGCCATTATAAAACTTCGTAAAGAGATAAAATATTGTCACGTATGTCATAATATTTCCGACTCGGATACTTGCTCATTATGCTCCGACCCCAACCGGGACGATTCTATCATTTGTGTCGTAGAGAATATCAAAGAAGTGATGGTAATTGAAAATACCCATCAATTCAAAGGACGGTATCACGTTTTAGGCGGTGTCATTTCTCCCATGGACGGGATCGGTCCCTCAGATTTGGAAATAGACAGTCTGGTAAAACGGGTATCGGAAGGAGGGATACAGGAAATTATTCTTGCCCTCAGCGCTACGATGGAAGGAGACACGACCAATTTTTATATTTTCAGAAAACTCGCTCCTCACAACATAAAAATTTCTATTTTAGCACGGGGTGTATCGGTCGGTGACGAACTGGAATATACTGATGAAATCACTCTCGGCAGATCTATTATTAACAGAATGCCGTTTAATGAGACATTCAAACCATAAAAAAACGGGATATAAATATACGAAATACCGTCAATAGATCGTTTATATATATTGAATTTATCGCTAAATTAAGGTCCATGAAATTAACATTCTTAGTTCCACCTGTATTAGACCATAATAAACCAGCCGAACGAACTGCGGGGTGCACCCGTATCGTGTATGCTGCACCGAATATA contains:
- a CDS encoding fructose-bisphosphatase class III, producing MNNISVETALQDLRYLQLLSKQFPTISDACTEIINLEAILNLPKGTEHFLTDIHGEYEAFQHVLKNASGTVRRKVDEIFGQTLRESEKKELCTLIYYPDHKLELIKSHEPDMEDWYKITLHQLIRVCQNVSSKYTRSKVRKALPTEFSYILQELLHESQIDPNKQAYVNGIISSIISTGRADCFIIAMCNLIQRLTIDTLHIVGDIYDRGPGAHIIMDTLCNYHNFDIQWGNHDILWMGAASGNMCCIANVVRMAMRYGNLTTIEDGYGINLLPLATFAIERYKDDPCSLFMPKVGTDNVHSEKTQKLIAQMHKAITIIQFKLEAQLIKAHPEYNMDNRLLLDKIDYKQGKLILYGKEYPLTDTYFPTINPKDPYKLTDEEQELMRRLRYSFVNSEKLRKHMRCLFSYGSIYLVRNSNLLYHASIPLNADGSFKEITIRDKKYKGKALLDRIDQIIRIAYFDEEGSEEKKFARDYMWYLWCGEDAPPFDKDKMATFERYFTDDKELWKEKKGYYYTLRNEERVCDMILKEFGINDIHSHIINGHVPVKTIKGEKPVKAGGKLLVIDGGFSKAYQPETGIAGYTLIFHSRGLQLTQHEPFQSAQKAIEEGIDIISTSFILELSSQRMMVRDTDIGKELETQIKDLKKLLTAYRNGFIKEKS
- the recR gene encoding recombination mediator RecR, giving the protein MNQPYSSALLENAVNEFAKLPGIGRKTALRLVLHLLRQEELSVENFGNAIIKLRKEIKYCHVCHNISDSDTCSLCSDPNRDDSIICVVENIKEVMVIENTHQFKGRYHVLGGVISPMDGIGPSDLEIDSLVKRVSEGGIQEIILALSATMEGDTTNFYIFRKLAPHNIKISILARGVSVGDELEYTDEITLGRSIINRMPFNETFKP